Part of the Labrenzia sp. PHM005 genome is shown below.
AGATCATGGTCGAATTTCATTGGGACCGCGACAAGACCCAGTCCCGCCGGGTACGGGTTGGGCAGATCTGGTCCGGCCAAGGCTGGGGCGGCATCGTCATCCCCCGTGTGGATCAGGAAGTGATTGTGCAGTTTCTGGAAGGCGATCCGGATCACCCCATCGTGGTCGGGACGGTGTATAATGCTGAAAACATGCCGCCTTATCCGTTGCCAGGTGAAAAGAACAAGGCCGGTGTCAAATCGGATTCCACCTTGGGCGGTGGCGGCTACAACGAGTTCGTGTTCGACGATACCAAGGGTCAGGAGCTGATCGGTGTTCATGCCGAAAAGGATCTGGATACGGTTGTTGAGAACAACGAAACCCGGGAAGTGAAGAACTGCCGCAGTTCGACAATCGGTGTTGATGAAACACTCGACATCGGCCGGGATCGGGAAACGACCATAGGCAAGAATGAAAAACTCGTTGTCGGTATGAAACGGGAAACCGAGGTCGGGATCACGCGTGATGAAACCATCGGTGTTGACTGGACCGTGCAGGCTGGAGCGAAAATCGAGTTTGTTGTTGGCGCCAGCAAAATCCTCATGACGCCGGCGTCGATTTCGATCGAATCTCCTGTGATCGACATCAAGGCGTCGGGGATGTTGAATGCCAAAGGCACAATAACAAACGTTGAAGGCACGGCGCTTCTGCGGCTGAAGGGCGGCGTGATGATGTTGAATTGATCGTCGGGACGAGCGGAAATTAGATTGTAAGATCGGGAGGTGCGTATATGGCAACGTCCAGGATCAGGTTCACAAAAGCGAGCCAGGTATTTGAGACCTATCCGGATTTGGATGAGACGGTGGCCAGGCCGGAAACCGACATGGCCCCACAAGCCTATCTGGACGAACTCCGGAAGGTCGATCCGCCGTTCAGCGCGCTTGCCTATTTTGCCCATGTTCTGCCAAAGCGCGAAGCGGTTTGGTGGGGGCATCAATGTGTGACGGGTTTACTGCCAGATCTCACCCGAACAGAAGCCGAAATCATGAAATTGTGCGAAGCCTGGGTACGCGACGGCGACGATGATAGCCGTGCGGCAGTCAAAAAGGCGGCAGAATCTATCAAAGCGGACAGTGCGCCTGTCTGGGTCGGATTTGCCGCTGGATGGTCCGGCGGATCTTTGTCTCCGAATGAAGACCATCGGGTCGAAACGCCTGATGATTTGACCGCAAAAGCAGTGAATACGGCATTGCTGATTGCGGTGGGACAGGTGGGCCCCGGAGACCGTTCCGAAGCAATCGATGCATGTCTGAATGCCGGGCTTGCGTTTGCAGAAGGCGCTTCAATGCCGGCCGTTTTAGCGGGTGCTGGTGTTAACAAAGCTGAGGCTGTTCCAGCCGGGACCGGAGGAGGATAAGCACGGATGCAAATCACTCTCCGAATTGAGAATGTGGACCGTCTCGAGACCGGTGGGCAGGTGTCTTACACCTGTTCAGACCGTGGTTTTGATATCGGGCGGCACGAACATCTCGATTGGAGCCTGCCGGATCCACATAGGGTAATTTCCGGCAAACACTGCGAAGTCCGCTTCGAGGGCAACGGGTTTGTCCTTTACGACATGTCGACGAACGGCACCTTTATGAATGGCAGTCCGAACCGGATGGATAAACCGCATGGTTTGAAGTCTGGTGACCGCTTTATGATCGGCGATTACATTATTTCGGTGGATTTAGAAGGAGTGGACGCCGTTCAAGCCGCGCCTGATCCCGTTGGTGCGCCGGCCGGCAATCAATGGGCCTCGCCTTTTGAAAGCGCGCCGGAACCGGCCATTCCGCACAGTGCCGGTTGGCCCGCAGCTGCGCCTGCAGCCCAAGATCCATCGTATCCCATCCCAGAGGCTCATAACCCTTGGGGCTCGCCGCAAACCGGTATGGAAGGCCGCCACGCACCGCCGTCAGATGCGCCGGGGATCGGTACTCCGGTGGATGATGTCTGGAGCCAACAAGGCCACGGCTGGGGAAATGCCGATCCAGCACTTTATTCGCCGCAACCGGAAACGCCAATTCAGCAGCCGCCGCGCCCGGCGCAGGCAGACCCGATGGACCATCTGGCACCGCAGCCGGACTTACAGCCTTCGCCAGATGTTCCACCATCAGCGCCGCAACCGTTTGCGCCTAGTAGCCCGGCGCCGCAGGAGGCGCCTCCCGCATCGCCGTTTGCCAGCGAAGACAGGAGTGCTGAACTGGCCGCGCCATTGTTCGGAATGCCGGATCTAGGGCCAGAAGAACCTGCGCCGTTACACGCAGCTCCACCTGTGCCAGAAGCTCAGGTAGAGAGCTCGCCCAGTTTCACCGATGCGGCTCCAGAGCCGGTTTTCCCGGAACCGGCAGCTCCGCCCGCACCGCCAGCTCAAACCGGCGCGTCAGACCCATTTGAAGAAGTGATAAAGGCTGCCGAGGTCTCCAGTTCGCCAGAGACATCTGCGCCAGCCGAACCAGTCGTGCAACCGGTTGAGATAGTTGCCGGTTCAGAACCTGGTGAGGCTGAGCCAGCTGAACAGACCGCTGCTCAATCACATCCAGCCGCAGTAGAGCCGGACACCACGGCAATTGATTTCTTGAAAGCCTTCGCAGAAGGCGCCGGTATTCCGCAGTCGGCGCTTGAGGGCCGCGAGCCGGAAGAGCTTGCACGTGAACTCGGAGAAATTCTAACCGGGATTACAGGCGATTTGATGGGGCTATTGGCGGCCCGCAGTCAGGTGAAAGCCATGACGCGCAATGCCAACCGGACAATGATCAGCCGCAGCGGCAATAATGCGCTGAAGTTCTCGCCAACACCTCAAGCCGCTTTGCAAACCATGCTGTCCAAGAGCGCTGAGGAAAACGGCTATCTGCCGATCCGCAAAGCCATGTCGAGTGCCTTCAAAGACATTCAAAAACATCATGTCTGGACCTATTCGGCCATGCAAAAGGCGGCGGCCCGGTTCGAGGAGACGTTGTCGCCCAAGGCCATTGAGTCTGAGGGCCTGGTTCAGAAAAGCACTTTTGGAAACCTGAAAGCCAAACAATGGGATCGGCTGGAGGAGCGCTGGACGTCCTTGGTCAGCGCTCATGATGATGGTCTGGTGGGTGTGTTCACCCAGTATTTTACGGAAAATTATGAGGAATTGAGCCGTGCAGACGAGGGGGACGCCCCTGGATTCTAGGTGCCAATTGTTGAGGTGCCGTCAAGCATGTGCCGTTTGTTGAAGGAGCAGTGCTTATATGTCGTGGTATAGCAAGGTCGCATGGACCGAAGGCCTGTTTTTAAGGCCGCACCATCTGCAGCAAAGTGACCGATACGCGGAACATTTGCTCGACGAACGGGTGCGCCTTGCTTCGCCCTATCCTTGGGGCTTTGCCGATGTTGAAATCGATCAGGATGTCGGTCAGCAGTGCCGGTTTGCCCTGCGCCATGGCCGCGGCATTTTTCCTGACGGCACGGTCTTCAATTTTCCAGCCGATGGAACATCGCCGCCAGCGATTGATGTGCCTGAAGATGCCGCTGGACAGATCGTTTGGCTTGGGATCCCGGAAACCACCGTCAATGCGGTGGAAGTCGCAAATGGCCGGGATGATGCGGCCACCCGGTATGTCCAAGGGCGGGAGACGATCATCGATTCCACCTCTGCCTTGCGCCAGGAAGAAGAAATCGATGTTGCTCATCCGCGGCTGATGTATTCGATCCGCTCAACCCCGCATCCCGGCCATGTCTGCCTGCCGGTGGCACGGATCACCGAAATCAAGGACCGGATTGTGATCACCGACGGGTCTTTTGCACCGCCAGTTCTGGCCTGTCACGTTCATCCTGTGGTGACCGGGTGGATCGATTCCGTGATCGGCTGGGTGGAACGCAAGCTTAGTGAATTGGCGCGTTATGCCGCTGATACATCTGCTGGCGGCGGATTGCAGAACTTTGATTATCTGACGCTGCAAATGTTGAACCGGATGCATCCGATGCTGATGCATCTGCGCAAATCGGCGTACATTCATCCGGAGCGCCTCTACTGCGAACTGCTGCAGGTTGCCGGAGAGCTGGCAACTTTTGCTACGGAAGAGCGCCGGGCCCGGAACTATCCGGTTTATGACCACGACCGGCTGCACGACATCTTCAAGCCGGTTCTTGCTGACATACAGGCGTTTCTATCGGCTGGTTACGACCGCCGTGCGATCCGTCTGCCGCTCGAACAGTTGGCGCCGAATGCGTTTAAATCGACGATTGTCGACCGCAATCTGTTCTCCCAAGCAAACTTTGTTATTGAAGTTGCGGCGCGCCGCCCATTGACGGAGATCCAGACAGAGTTCCCAAGGCTCTTCAAGGTCGGCCCGTTCAGCCAAATGCGCCAGATTGTTTATTCGAACCTTCCGGGCATCCCGCTCATTCATATGCCGGTGCCGCCGGCACAAATCCGGGCCTTGACCGACCGGGTCTATTTCCGTCTCGACAAGACAACACCGCTGTGGCGTGAATTCAGCCAGGATTCAGCAATTGGCCTGCAGTTCTCAGGCAATTGGCCGGACCTGCAGCTTGAGTTCTACGCCATTCGGGAGGATCGCTGATGGCCGACGATGACGATCCCTTTGGTGTTTCCAAGCGCAAGGGTAAAACCATCGTCCGGCCAAACCCTGGTGGCCGGTGGAGCGAAACACCGTCCGACGCGCCGCCGCCTGCACAAGCGACGCCGCCGCAAGCGCCGCCAGGTCAGATAAACCAGCCGCCGCCCAACCCGCCGCCGCAACAACCGCCGGGACAGGCTGCGGGAGCTGATCCGTGGCAACGCGGTGGTGCGGGCCAAGATCCATATGCCCCGACCCCAACCGGCTATGAATATGGGCAGGAAAAAGCGCCGGACCTGCATCATCCGCCGCAGGCGGCACCAGCCGCGCCACAACAACCGCCGCCGCCCACTCAAGGGCAATTGGCGGCAACACCTGATTTGGCGCAGATCCGGGTCGCGAACCGAAATCCGATTTCGCGTGCGGCCGCGCCGCTGTTGCTGCTTTTGGGGCGTCTGCATCTGACCATGACGGATGCGCAGTTCGATGCGCTGATGCGCGACGTTTATAACGCAATCAAGAGCTTTGAAAAGGAACTCAGAAATTCCGGCATAACTGACGATCAGATCCGCTCAGCAGCCTATGCCCTTTGCGCAACATCGGACGACATCGTCCAGAATTTGCCGTCGGCCGGACGTCATCAGTGGACCCAATATTCGATGCTGACCCAGTTTTTCGGGCAGGCGACCGGCGGTGTCGAGTTTTACCAGCTTCTGGAAAAGGCCAAACAGGATCCAGGCCGGAATTATGGCGTTCTGGAAGTCATGCACTCCTGCCTGTCGCTTGGCTTTTTCGGCAAGTACCGGGCCATTCAGGGCGGTCAGCAGGGCCTGGAACGCGAACG
Proteins encoded:
- the tagH gene encoding type VI secretion system-associated FHA domain protein TagH, translating into MQITLRIENVDRLETGGQVSYTCSDRGFDIGRHEHLDWSLPDPHRVISGKHCEVRFEGNGFVLYDMSTNGTFMNGSPNRMDKPHGLKSGDRFMIGDYIISVDLEGVDAVQAAPDPVGAPAGNQWASPFESAPEPAIPHSAGWPAAAPAAQDPSYPIPEAHNPWGSPQTGMEGRHAPPSDAPGIGTPVDDVWSQQGHGWGNADPALYSPQPETPIQQPPRPAQADPMDHLAPQPDLQPSPDVPPSAPQPFAPSSPAPQEAPPASPFASEDRSAELAAPLFGMPDLGPEEPAPLHAAPPVPEAQVESSPSFTDAAPEPVFPEPAAPPAPPAQTGASDPFEEVIKAAEVSSSPETSAPAEPVVQPVEIVAGSEPGEAEPAEQTAAQSHPAAVEPDTTAIDFLKAFAEGAGIPQSALEGREPEELARELGEILTGITGDLMGLLAARSQVKAMTRNANRTMISRSGNNALKFSPTPQAALQTMLSKSAEENGYLPIRKAMSSAFKDIQKHHVWTYSAMQKAAARFEETLSPKAIESEGLVQKSTFGNLKAKQWDRLEERWTSLVSAHDDGLVGVFTQYFTENYEELSRADEGDAPGF
- the tssK gene encoding type VI secretion system baseplate subunit TssK, which gives rise to MSWYSKVAWTEGLFLRPHHLQQSDRYAEHLLDERVRLASPYPWGFADVEIDQDVGQQCRFALRHGRGIFPDGTVFNFPADGTSPPAIDVPEDAAGQIVWLGIPETTVNAVEVANGRDDAATRYVQGRETIIDSTSALRQEEEIDVAHPRLMYSIRSTPHPGHVCLPVARITEIKDRIVITDGSFAPPVLACHVHPVVTGWIDSVIGWVERKLSELARYAADTSAGGGLQNFDYLTLQMLNRMHPMLMHLRKSAYIHPERLYCELLQVAGELATFATEERRARNYPVYDHDRLHDIFKPVLADIQAFLSAGYDRRAIRLPLEQLAPNAFKSTIVDRNLFSQANFVIEVAARRPLTEIQTEFPRLFKVGPFSQMRQIVYSNLPGIPLIHMPVPPAQIRALTDRVYFRLDKTTPLWREFSQDSAIGLQFSGNWPDLQLEFYAIREDR
- the icmH gene encoding type IVB secretion system protein IcmH/DotU, translating into MADDDDPFGVSKRKGKTIVRPNPGGRWSETPSDAPPPAQATPPQAPPGQINQPPPNPPPQQPPGQAAGADPWQRGGAGQDPYAPTPTGYEYGQEKAPDLHHPPQAAPAAPQQPPPPTQGQLAATPDLAQIRVANRNPISRAAAPLLLLLGRLHLTMTDAQFDALMRDVYNAIKSFEKELRNSGITDDQIRSAAYALCATSDDIVQNLPSAGRHQWTQYSMLTQFFGQATGGVEFYQLLEKAKQDPGRNYGVLEVMHSCLSLGFFGKYRAIQGGQQGLERERRDLHEILRRVRPRPGDDLSPHWRGLELMQKKSGFSIPIWSVAAICAAILMGGYITLLLLLSGGSEVLASREAALFPNGPIELARAGYQPKPPPPPPPPEDALIDVLNDRIGDLEGLEISQAGPAVLLRMRAQFDVAAATLKPEFEDLVVQVSTTLNEEGGEILVVGHTDSDPIRNNPRFPSNWHLSVERAKSVAAIMQGILEDPDRIIVEGRGADEPIEPNTSREGKAKNRRVDVFVKPLPGRPVAALQLGEKNQE